The proteins below come from a single Dermacentor albipictus isolate Rhodes 1998 colony chromosome 7, USDA_Dalb.pri_finalv2, whole genome shotgun sequence genomic window:
- the LOC139047949 gene encoding ergosterol biosynthetic protein 28 homolog: MTHWLVHPLRGWLGLLSVANFATAFRCLRDDNFLQQRVFIELRCSNGLPGCPELERTFAFWSIFNGLVFMHCSFFLDKPPILSMTVCALALYLGYFSNELFVHRSVAMRGATWFPMFLSALTMAWLLVAAKFILASRRNDNAEENEQLSERQALLNLRRQRKTRQS; this comes from the exons ATGACGCATTGGCTTGTGCATCCCCTGCGGGGTTGGCTGGGGTTGTTGTCGGTCGCAAATTTTGCCACCGCTTTTCGATGCCTCAGAGACGACAATTTCTTGCAGCAAAGGGTCTTCATCGAGCTCAGATGCTCCAACG GCCTTCCAGGATGTCCAGAATTGGAGAGAACGTTCGCCTTCTGGTCGATATTCAACGGCCTGGTGTTTATGCATTGCAGCTTTTTCCTCGACAAGCCGCC TATCCTCTCCATGACCGTGTGCGCTCTGGCGCTCTACCTCGGCTACTTCAGCAACGAATTGTTCGTGCATCGATCCGTAGCCATGCGAGGAGCGACCTGGTTCCCCATGTTTTTGAGCG CACTCACGATGGCCTGGCTGCTGGTCGCCGCGAAGTTTATCTTGGCCTCCCGTCGGAACGACAACGCCGAGGAAAACGAGCAGCTGTCCGAGCGCCAGGCCCTTCTCAACCTGCGGAGGCAAAGGAAAACCAGGCAGTCGTGA
- the LOC139047822 gene encoding uncharacterized protein — protein sequence MVKKQLLELVASVKPRFLSNVVDNAAERASSIVLGLPPYHCEFNPVELMWAKVKNGIAADNRDFKLSTVKDVLREKIKQLTTKYCRKNTHHTMDLEAKFRLDVSGSDHIQPIIIQLGEYDS from the coding sequence atggttaaaaagcagctgcttgagttggtagcatctgtaaagccacgctttctgagcAACGTCGTggacaatgcagctgaaagggccAGTTCCATTGTACTCGGGCTCCcaccgtaccactgcgaatttaatcctGTCGAGCTCAtgtgggcaaaggtgaaaaatggcatcgctgcggacaacagagacTTCAAGCTGTCCACGGTCAAAGATgtcttgagggaaaaaatcaAGCAATTAACGACGAAATACTGCAGGAAGAACACTCACCACACgatggacctggaggcaaagttcaggcttgatgtgtctggaagtgaccacatccaacccatcatcatccaactggGTGAATATGACAGTTAA